The following proteins are co-located in the Naumovozyma dairenensis CBS 421 chromosome 9, complete genome genome:
- the PTC6 gene encoding type 2C protein phosphatase PTC6 (similar to Saccharomyces cerevisiae PTC6 (YCR079W); ancestral locus Anc_6.353) codes for MNGRSQSFIHLKPSTILPNSQWSRTTNKWNNNTIKYNNNGNNINILNQASHSTIPSKNTQESRGVGNKKHTNIPLMLRIPLLKFPSVIGHSTSRINRLHNEDTYSINILKLPTRLEQLKLLRDPKYVDRNQDKKSVLNVSIFDGHGGNGRVSKLLAESFHEELVQNNPTKENFFHLLEKYVELIGGSYWEKLNSTRDLFFDKFIKNCNTKEESVLYGSNKFGSRIIFDKFGNIIDKTHLLNVHERLRIYYTFLKFDLEKCCGFEKLTNDNDMSFENRIKKFPGGSTASSIFLSSYDESLALDESFFVDPKGLLKLVVTQVGDTRIILCDQNGIAHPLTKIHHPSSERESERLNIDEGKRRQKRTNLESDENAYEQDKDAFGESRFLNNFANTRAFGDLLGKREGLSCEPDIYSYLVGSTSQLPHSEKSKLQFGGEECFICLVSDGVSDLMPDQELVDLITSTVNMRGLKNATAQFVSEEVIKYIQAIGGKHADNATCVVLRLPNWGNWPMIDRTGALREEKLLNAQQGDR; via the coding sequence ATGAATGGCCGATCACAATCtttcattcatttaaaaCCATCTACAATTTTACCTAATTCACAATGGtcaagaacaacaaataaatgGAACAATAACACTATCAAgtacaataataatggcaataatatcaatattctCAATCAAGCCTCACATTCCACAATTCCTTCCAAAAATACACAGGAAAGCAGGGGAGTAGGTAACAAAAAGCATACTAATATTCCTTTAATGTTAAGAATCccattattaaaattcCCCAGTGTGATTGGTCATTCAACAAGTAGAATCAACAGATTACATAATGAAGATACATATtcgataaatatattaaaactACCTACAAGATTAGAGCAATTAAAACTATTAAGGGACCCCAAATATGTGGACAGGAATCAAGATAAGAAATCAGTGCTAAATGTATCCATATTTGATGGTCATGGAGGTAATGGGAGAGTATCTAAACTACTCGCTGAATCATTTCACGAAGAATTAGTTCAAAATAATCcaacaaaggaaaattttttccaccttttagaaaaatatgTAGAATTAATTGGGGGATCATATTgggaaaaattgaattcaacAAGGGATTTattctttgataaatttattaaaaattgtaaTACAAAGGAGGAATCAGTACTCTATGGCTCTAATAAATTTGGTTCAAGaattatatttgataaattcgGTAACATCATTGATAAGACTCATCTTTTAAACGTCCATGAAAGGttaagaatatattatacttTTCTGAAATTTgatcttgaaaaatgttGCGGATTCGAGAAATTgactaatgataatgatatgtCCTTCGAAAATagaataaagaaatttccaGGTGGATCTACTGCTTCATCCATATTTTTATCCTCATACGATGAATCGTTAGCATTGgatgaatcatttttcGTAGATCCCAAGggtttattgaaattagtAGTCACTCAAGTGGGTGACACTAGAATAATCCTTTGTGATCAAAATGGGATTGCTCATCCATTAACTAAAATTCATCACCCATCTTCCGAAAGAGAATCTGAAAGATTAAATATCGATGAAGGAAAGAGGAGACAAAAGAGGACAAACCTTGAAAGTGATGAAAATGCATATGAACAAGACAAAGATGCCTTTGGAGAATCTAGATTCTTGAATAACTTCGCTAATACCAGAGCATTTGGTGATTTATTGGGGAAAAGAGAAGGATTATCTTGTGAACCTGATATCTATTCTTATTTGGTTGGTAGTACATCTCAACTCCCACATTCTgagaaatcaaaattacaatTCGGTGGAGAAGAATGCTTTATTTGCCTCGTATCAGACGGAGTTTCCGATTTGATGCCAGATCAAGAATTAGTAGATTTAATTACATCAACAGTGAATATGAGAGGCTTGAAAAATGCTACAGCACAATTCGTTTCAGAAGAagttattaaatatatccAGGCTATTGGAGGAAAACATGCTGATAACGCCACTTGTGTTGTATTAAGATTACCGAATTGGGGGAATTGGCCCATGATTGATCGTACTGGTGCACTTAGAGAggagaaattattaaatgcACAGCAAGGTGATCGTTAA
- the SRB8 gene encoding Srb8p (similar to Saccharomyces cerevisiae SRB8 (YCR081W); ancestral locus Anc_6.356), with product MTPNKYILTPPEELYPYTGRTEKERNDDKSCIYPDFEAWSHTLEDDQILNKFVAKGYYTTSKVNFESISARSTLNKPLNTVSIQLANQFTKILQVREQEINRIPSKDKNSPNATTFFPLSGPYFSLPNRVTLTDHRKELWLQELSNPYVSLSKISKFIPHGLKRRQVLEQCYTKQIPLKRAIWLIKCCFSIEWKSLMTKASQTQADTNKQLLKEWTDNFIYILEKLIFEISQHYNDPNQMKNWKLQISYFLKLLGNSYTLQLLEKETFHHWLVEFVTKVENLKFLPLSLHILTTFWDGICQPIESADENGTATLTQPLFLVSKITDMLLQKYASISQSKSMINDERYIINDLKKNNKIKDSLLSTLKLLICKLFQEQSLEVFLFSAANWEIYKPYLYEATSLLNKTVEATTEVRKKLELISYSNEALKNGPSLVRVDDSENDVKLIMSPTTTGNNIHFDAIHLKYVDTKLTKKLDDNPTSFDWSSYIDQNDFQCSKVVQLILWSICPSRQMHYEAHQLVAKLLLLKINSVDGFPDFQIEDTIWTLVFQIAKLSERNKALRASLPSLSKLLNILITYGIIKVPTYIRKLISSGVLYLPNSNGKFVHCKILINLKISPLMKSQYNMVLRNVMEYDPTFFEKYNFDQLQRDAEDIRNNIANIDDLELDQCPLSVKTIIAEWYLSNLCSDTQSMVDKVRLLKNFKLFCIDLELSHHYYKWIEFIVYHQLLIDIEALETLMDILLCYEKVFSQFINDHILFTKTFIFIYRKVLRDKDNDTYMVTSFMPFWKFFKKNFMLALNIDNDLNIELTNVYEEEKQKQELLEKDQMEVQRIYNCINSNTSRKVWKFTEVFEGNVKLMITKQTSTEKRRLARRNLHLLMIANLRDYNKRMSVFLKRKYFQKEDLIRLVSNKLLTLGQIQSILGIEFIIPFLSLKTMDDGQYFEYHKEKYIESNFAVILTACENNFSQFYQLFLSLFVKYGMMTKLFSTAAKSLISLLKRNSSTSNVIMEDLLKYQIKEFTLQSDLKDEQNITSEGEDDDDHTIEEPKASDLYTNLDFSNLWIFQIFTCYQLNEMLELNNLDSNVNMFISEVVEITQYDNLCTRIFDQLKNTKIITTVIVVVERVFLERCLSQLVISNESLIFIIEVIETLSKKINKDSSGNIPMADDCYSLFQQTMSYFANLDINKLTDLESILDVFFKIFSIHQNPIFRLILNSLGGRISDRQEEEKFIDNMFTVFGKLTFNLRLKLMLYEILSGFKSYSIYVSTRSNEENNGEQTLVILDQDLITRKMSKLPPFQVSSFTKEPSDEDDDSKLTLGTQFIDINPTDNGNRANISQDGKSSKWFIYNKEEKTYVSVFKDEPYHNINNYQPDTNNSSNNSCLNLSLFEASFERKNPR from the coding sequence ATGACTCccaataaatatatactgACTCCTCCAGAAGAATTATATCCCTATACAGGCAGAAcagaaaaggaaagaaacGATGATAAATCATGTATATATCCCGATTTTGAAGCTTGGTCTCATACTCTTGAGGACGATCAAATCTTGAATAAGTTTGTTGCCAAAGGTTATTATACAACGTCAAAAGTCAACTTCGAAAGTATCTCTGCTAGATCTACATTGAATAAACCATTGAATACAGTATCAATACAACTGGCGAACCAATTCACTAAAATATTACAAGTAAGGgaacaagaaattaataGAATCCCTTCTAAAGACAAAAACAGCCCTAACGCAACAACATTTTTCCCGTTAAGTGGCCCATACTTTAGTTTACCCAATAGGGTCACCTTGACAGATCATCGAAAAGAATTATGGCTGCAAGAGTTAAGTAATCCTTATGTCTCATTGTCTAAGATCTCCAAGTTTATACCGCATGGtttgaaaagaagacaaGTCTTAGAACAATGCTACACGAAGCAAATACCATTGAAGAGAGCAATATGGTTGATTAAATGCTGCTTTTCCATCGAGTGGAAATCGCTAATGACTAAGGCATCACAAACACAAGCGGATACcaataaacaattattaaaggAATGGACTGACAACTTCATTTATATCCTTGAGAAAttaatctttgaaatttctcAACATTATAATGATCCAAATCAAATGAAGAACTGGAAGCTCCAAATTTCctattttttaaaattattaggCAATTCTTATACTTTACAATTACTAGAAAAGGAAACTTTTCATCATTGGCTGGTAGAATTTGTAACGAAAGTGGAGAATCTCAAATTTTTACCGTTATCATTACATATTTTAACGACGTTTTGGGATGGTATATGCCAACCTATAGAGTCAGCTGATGAGAATGGTACAGCAACATTAACACAGCCATTATTTCTAGTATCAAAAATAACCGATATgttattacaaaaatatgCTTCAATATCCCAAAGCAAATCTATGATCAATGACGaaagatatattataaatgatctcaagaaaaataacaaGATAAAAGATTCTTTACTATCCACTTTGAAGCTTCTGATATGTAAATTGTTTCAAGAGCAATCGTTGGAAGTTTTTCTATTTTCCGCTGCAAACTGGGAAATATACAAACCATATTTATATGAAGCCACTAGTTTATTGAACAAAACCGTAGAGGCCACTACAGAAGTACGCAAAAAGTTAGAATTAATAAGTTATAGTAATGAAGCTTTGAAGAACGGACCAAGTTTAGTAAGGGTCGATGACTCTGAAAATGATGTAAAACTTATCATGTCACCAACTACCACCGGGAATAACATACACTTTGATGcaattcatttaaaatatgTCGATACCAAACTAACTAAAAAACTGGATGACAATCCAACATCTTTTGATTGGTCTTCATATATTGATCAGAATGATTTCCAATGTAGTAAGGTTGTTCAATTGATATTATGGTCCATTTGCCCCTCAAGACAAATGCATTATGAGGCACACCAACTTGTAGCAAAGCTTTtgcttttgaaaattaattCGGTTGATGGCTTCCCAGATTTTCAGATAGAAGATACGATTTGGACGTTGGTTTTCCAAATAGCTAAACTTTCCGAACGAAACAAGGCATTACGAGCATCTTTACCTTCGTTGAGCAAACTCCTTAATATACTTATTACATACGGGATAATAAAGGTACCGACGTATATCAGGAAATTGATCAGTTCAGGTGTTCTTTATTTACCAAATTCCAATGGTAAATTTGTTCATTGTAAAATTCtaattaatttgaaaatatctcCACTAATGAAAAGTCAATATAACATGGTATTAAGAAATGTTATGGAATACGATCCTACCTTTTtcgaaaaatataatttcgATCAATTACAGAGAGATGCGGAAGACATAAGAAACAATATAGCGAATATAGATGATTTAGAATTGGACCAGTGTCCACTAAGCGTCAAGACGATAATAGCGGAATGGTATTTGAGTAATTTATGCTCTGATACACAATCGATGGTCGATAAAGTTCGTCTCCTGAAAAACTTCAAGCTTTTTTGTATAGATCTTGAACTTTcccatcattattataaatgGATTGAGTTTATTgtttatcatcaattattaattgatattgaagCTTTAGAAACTCTAATGGATATTCTTTTATGTTATGAAAAAGTATTTTCCCAGTTTATTAATGatcatattttatttacGAAAAcgttcattttcatttacAGAAAGGTTCTCAGGGACaaagataatgatactTATATGGTTACATCATTCATGCCCTTTTGGAAGTTTTTTAAAAAGAATTTCATGCTGGCACTGAATATCGATAATGACTTGAACATTGAGCTCACCAATGTATACGAAGAGGAGAAACAAAAGCAGGAACTTCTTGAAAAAGATCAGATGGAAGTACAACGTATCTATAATTGCATCAACTCCAATACATCAAGGAAAGTCTGGAAATTCACTGAAGTCTTTGAAGGGAATGTTAAACTGATGATAACGAAACAAACTTCCACTGAGAAAAGAAGGCTGGCAAGACGCAATCTTCATTTGTTGATGATTGCGAATTTGAGAGACTATAATAAACGAATGTCTGTGTTTTTAAAACGGAAATATTTCCAGAAAGAAGACTTAATAAGATTGGTCtctaataaattattaacattgGGACAAATTCAGAGTATATTAGgtattgaatttatcataCCCTTTTTATCACTGAAAACTATGGATGATGgtcaatattttgaatatcatAAAGAGAAGTATATCGAATCTAACTTTGCGGTAATACTTACAGCTTgtgaaaataatttctcTCAATTTTATCAGTTATTTTTAAGCTTATTCGTTAAATATGGTATGATGACAAAACTATTTTCAACGGCCGCAAAAAGCTTAATCAGTTTATTGAAGAGAAATTCCAGTACTTCGAATGTTATAATGGAAGATTTACTAAAGTATCAGATAAAGGAATTTACGTTACAAAGTGACTTGAAAGACGAACAAAACATTACTAGCGAAGGtgaagatgacgatgatCATACAATAGAAGAACCAAAAGCGTCCGACTTGTATACGAACTTAGACTTTAGTAATCTTtggatttttcaaattttcacATGTTATCAACTAAACGAAATGTTAGAGCTAAACAACCTAGATAGCAATGTGAACATGTTTATTTCTGAAGTAGTTGAGATAACTCAGTACGATAACTTGTGTACAAGGATCTTCGATCAGTTAAAAAACACtaaaattattactacTGTCATTGTCGTAGTGGAACGGGTTTTCTTAGAACGATGTCTTTCACAATTAGTGATATCTAATGAGTCccttattttcattattgaagTTATCGAAAcattatcaaagaaaatcaacaaGGATTCGTCAGGTAATATTCCAATGGCTGATGATTGTTATTCACTATTCCAACAGACCATGTCGTATTTTGCCAATTTagatataaataaactTACAGACTTAGAATCTATCTTAGACGTATTTTTCAAGATCTTTTCTATTCATCAAAATCCGATTTTCCGCCTGATCCTTAATTCTTTAGGTGGGAGAATAAGTGACAGacaagaggaagaaaaatttatcgACAATATGTTTACAGTATTTGGTAAATTGACATTTAATTTAAGATTGAAGTTAATGCTCTATGAGATACTGTCAGGCTTTAAATCCTACAGTATTTATGTATCTACCAGAAGTAATGAAGAGAACAATGGAGAACAGACGTTGGTCATTTTAGATCAAGATCTAATAACTCGAAAAATGTCAAAACTACCGCCTTTCCAAGTGTCATCATTTACAAAAGAACCttctgatgaagatgacgatAGCAAATTGACTCTTGGGACTCAATTCATTGATATCAATCCTACAGATAATGGAAATCGTGCTAATATAAGTCAGGACGGTAAGTCATCGAAATGGTTCATATACAACAAGGAAGAAAAGACATACGTATCCGTTTTCAAGGATGAACCGTACCataatatcaacaattaCCAACCTGATACAAATAACTCATCGAACAATTCCTGTTTGAATTTGAGTCTGTTTGAGGCTAgttttgaaagaaagaacCCTCGTTAA
- the AHC2 gene encoding Ahc2p (similar to Saccharomyces cerevisiae AHC2 (YCR082W); ancestral locus Anc_6.358): MLTSETVREQTIRFQQDPLASNEDYSILKHHREHLNRKLEQQQHFTKKLLLLYSKITESNDFEEFIDTLKTNEPLLKEIFTLEGYKKRSRSISNSMEIDWFKYGLDITEYIANNDELLSLYNNGLL, from the coding sequence atgctTACTTCAGAGACGGTTCGTGAACAAACTATAAGGTTCCAACAAGATCCTTTAGCTTCCAATGAAGACTATTCCATTTTGAAACATCATAGAGAACATTTGAACAGGAAAttagaacaacaacagcacTTTACTAAAAagctattattattgtattCCAAAATAACAGAAAgtaatgattttgaagaatttattgataCGTTGAAAACCAATGAGCCTTTATTAAAGGAAATATTCACATTAGAAGGATATAAGAAAAGATCAAGGAGCATCTCAAATAGTATGGAGATTGATTGGTTTAAGTATGGATTAGATATTACTGAATATATTGCTAACAATGATGAGTTGCTATCGTTATATAACAATGGTTTATTGTAA
- the TRX3 gene encoding Trx3p (similar to Saccharomyces cerevisiae TRX3 (YCR083W); ancestral locus Anc_6.359), whose translation MLPLFRSAILSQSRAVVSKRVLVMPILRYNSTSSSYETVKKLNELTELTKIIDEKSSNRKLSVIDFYATWCQPCKAMSPIITKLMNEHPDVNFYKVDVDESPSLAQHCNVSAMPTFVLTKDGAIADTIVGANPSALKKSITDLK comes from the coding sequence ATGTTACCATTATTTAGATCGGCGATTTTGTCTCAATCGAGAGCGGTAGTTTCCAAGAGAGTACTTGTTATGCCTATTTTAAGATACAATTCtacttcttcatcataTGAGACAGTCAAAAAGTTGAATGAGTTAACTGAGCTTACTAAAATTATAGATGAGAAATCTAGCAATAGGAAATTATCAGTGATAGATTTTTATGCCACTTGGTGTCAACCATGTAAGGCCATGTCTCCTATCATCACtaaattaatgaatgaacATCCAGATGTCAATTTTTATAAAGTCGATGTAGATGAAAGTCCAAGTTTAGCTCAACATTGTAATGTAAGTGCAATGCCAACATTTGTCTTAACCAAAGATGGAGCAATTGCTGATACCATTGTTGGTGCTAACCCATCtgctttgaagaaaagtATTACTGATTTGAAATAG